One Echinicola strongylocentroti DNA window includes the following coding sequences:
- a CDS encoding SMP-30/gluconolactonase/LRE family protein, which produces MDSSHLFLEHTCELGEGIFYDGPTASLFWVDIDGQMVYRYSFATSQTSTWHLPGKVGTIAPYPPDSLLVSLDKEIGYLNLSDGEYTKLIELETALHANRFNDGKCDPQGNFWFGSMHLPERLPTGHLYCLDRKGMVRKQLSDITVSNGLTWDQRKNKFYFIDSPTRSIVSFDYHDGATSLHNRQTVIKVPSQMGFPDGMTIDENGLLYIALWGGYGVGIWDPENGQLVDKIPVDAPLVTSCAFGDKDQKGLYISTARKGLGQDVLAKYPLSGSIFYARCETKGMPAFPYLRDASIPIGHSPTYVNG; this is translated from the coding sequence ATGACGGCCCCACAGCATCGCTGTTCTGGGTAGACATAGACGGGCAAATGGTCTATCGGTATTCCTTTGCCACCTCGCAGACCAGCACTTGGCACCTTCCTGGAAAAGTCGGCACCATTGCCCCATATCCGCCGGATAGCTTATTGGTATCCTTGGACAAGGAAATCGGATATTTAAATCTCTCTGATGGTGAATACACCAAGCTCATCGAGCTTGAAACAGCGCTCCACGCCAATCGCTTCAATGATGGAAAATGCGACCCGCAAGGAAACTTTTGGTTTGGAAGCATGCACCTGCCCGAAAGACTACCGACAGGACATCTCTATTGCCTAGATCGGAAAGGCATGGTAAGAAAACAGTTATCAGACATTACGGTTTCCAATGGCCTGACTTGGGACCAAAGAAAAAACAAATTCTATTTTATAGATTCCCCCACACGTTCCATTGTTTCATTTGACTATCATGATGGTGCTACTTCCCTCCACAATAGGCAAACGGTCATCAAGGTCCCTAGCCAGATGGGCTTCCCTGATGGAATGACCATTGATGAAAACGGACTGCTCTATATTGCCTTATGGGGAGGCTATGGAGTAGGCATTTGGGATCCCGAGAATGGCCAACTGGTGGATAAAATTCCTGTCGATGCACCCTTGGTGACCAGCTGTGCATTTGGCGATAAGGACCAGAAAGGACTCTATATCAGCACCGCGCGTAAGGGTCTCGGCCAAGACGTATTGGCCAAATACCCCCTCAGCGGCAGTATCTTTTACGCCCGATGCGAGACCAAAGGAATGCCTGCATTCCCTTATCTTCGAGATGCCAGCATTCCCATTGGCCACTCACCTACTTATGTGAACGGATAA
- a CDS encoding sulfatase-like hydrolase/transferase, with protein MFQSTIKDRWTKLFLLIIVCLISHGSIAQERPNIIWITSEDNSKHYMKLYDSDGVETPHIEQLSQTGLVFDHAFSNGPVCSVARSTLITGSYAPRIGAQYHRKMKTVPMPDNLEMFPFYLREAGYYTANNAKEDYNLDKGDKVWDESSNKASYKNRKEGQPFFYVHNFSVTHEGQLHFGPEKMEETPISTLPPSGNLQPNHPQTALFEYTRAYYLDRIAEMDRQVGELIGQLEADGLLENTFVFYFGDHGGVLPGSKGYLYETGLHVPLVIHVPEKYKERVSYKAGTRVQEFVSFVDFGPTVLHLAGVKVPKQMDGEPFLRKKNKSPNDVAYGYADRFDEKYDFVRSVRKGKYKYIRNFHPFNFDGLWNNYRYKQIAYQEWVDLYRSGKLNEDQRQFFEVKPVEMLFDIEKDPYEINNLAEDPAYEKQLLAMRKELGDWLLSMPDLSFYPEFYLIEEAFDDPTAFGQDHRRDIKKYYLTANLATSGFQNVEEQLKRKLEDDDPWVRYWALCVLSSFGEEAKTLEEAVIGLSKSDPVRINRVRASQFLGICGVSDPMMDIEEALYSTTDPHEALLIMNILVQLADGPYGYTTSVEEGKLAASVADDSNIIRRLEYMNGL; from the coding sequence ATGTTTCAAAGTACAATCAAGGATAGGTGGACGAAATTATTCCTGTTGATAATAGTTTGCCTGATCTCCCATGGCTCCATTGCACAGGAGCGTCCCAATATTATTTGGATCACATCGGAGGATAACTCCAAGCATTATATGAAATTGTACGATTCGGATGGAGTGGAAACTCCCCATATCGAACAGCTTTCGCAGACAGGACTGGTGTTTGACCATGCTTTTTCTAATGGGCCAGTATGTAGTGTGGCACGGTCGACCTTGATCACAGGATCCTATGCTCCGCGCATTGGGGCACAGTATCACCGGAAAATGAAGACGGTGCCTATGCCGGATAATTTGGAGATGTTTCCGTTTTATTTGCGTGAAGCAGGGTATTATACCGCCAATAATGCCAAAGAAGATTACAATCTGGACAAAGGAGATAAGGTGTGGGATGAATCCTCCAATAAGGCAAGTTATAAAAACAGGAAGGAAGGCCAGCCATTCTTTTATGTCCATAACTTTTCCGTTACCCATGAAGGTCAGCTCCACTTTGGGCCGGAAAAGATGGAGGAAACGCCTATATCTACTTTGCCTCCAAGCGGGAATTTGCAGCCAAACCATCCTCAAACGGCATTGTTTGAATATACCAGAGCGTATTATCTGGACAGGATAGCGGAGATGGATAGGCAAGTAGGAGAGCTGATCGGTCAATTGGAAGCAGATGGACTTCTGGAAAACACTTTTGTGTTTTACTTTGGTGATCATGGAGGCGTTTTGCCTGGGAGTAAAGGGTATTTATATGAAACGGGACTGCATGTGCCGTTGGTAATCCATGTACCCGAAAAATACAAAGAAAGGGTTTCCTATAAAGCAGGGACAAGGGTGCAGGAATTCGTGAGTTTTGTGGATTTTGGCCCTACGGTACTTCACCTGGCAGGGGTAAAAGTGCCTAAGCAGATGGACGGGGAGCCTTTTTTACGTAAAAAAAATAAGTCCCCTAATGATGTGGCATACGGTTATGCGGATCGTTTTGATGAAAAATATGATTTTGTCAGGTCGGTAAGAAAGGGGAAGTATAAGTACATCAGGAATTTTCATCCGTTTAATTTTGACGGTCTCTGGAACAATTACCGGTACAAGCAGATAGCTTATCAAGAATGGGTCGATTTGTATAGATCAGGTAAGCTCAATGAGGACCAACGTCAATTTTTTGAAGTAAAGCCAGTAGAGATGCTGTTTGATATAGAAAAAGATCCCTATGAGATCAATAACCTAGCGGAGGACCCAGCTTATGAAAAGCAATTGCTGGCAATGAGAAAAGAGCTGGGGGATTGGTTGTTGTCCATGCCAGACCTTTCCTTTTATCCGGAGTTTTACCTGATTGAAGAGGCTTTTGATGACCCCACTGCCTTTGGGCAAGACCATAGGAGGGATATCAAAAAGTATTACTTGACAGCTAACCTTGCCACATCAGGTTTTCAAAATGTGGAGGAGCAACTTAAACGGAAATTGGAAGACGATGACCCGTGGGTGAGGTACTGGGCCTTATGTGTCTTGTCCAGTTTTGGAGAGGAAGCAAAAACGCTGGAAGAAGCTGTTATAGGACTGTCCAAGAGTGATCCAGTGAGGATAAACAGGGTTCGGGCAAGCCAATTCCTGGGAATCTGTGGCGTTTCAGATCCTATGATGGATATAGAGGAAGCCCTTTATTCGACGACGGATCCACATGAAGCGCTACTGATTATGAATATTTTGGTTCAGCTGGCGGATGGTCCTTATGGATATACCACCTCCGTAGAAGAGGGCAAGTTGGCGGCTTCTGTGGCAGATGACAGCAATATTATCAGGAGACTAGAGTATATGAACGGATTATGA
- a CDS encoding DUF5060 domain-containing protein, translated as MIHYKNALVGFLLLLAVHTVHGQRLHGELQKWHKVTLDVEGPQAGEMDEDNPFLQYKFDVEFRHEASGKRYLVPGYFAADGQAGESGATEGNVWRAHFAPDETGEWNYEVLFFEGKWAALRDTSKLSPVSSINGLKGEFIIAPSDKEGRDFRSKGRLDYVGERYLQFKGTGEYFLKFGSDAPENLLAFADFDGDFAEDGHKDDLVKTYQAHVGDWKSGDPTWKNGKGKGLIGAVNYLHGKGANAFSFLTMNVSGDDQNVFPFVDYDTWDRYDVSKLDQWEMVFEHADKLGMFLHFKTLEVENQGLLDNGGIGMFTKLYYRELIARFGHHLALNWNLCEEQGDWVKTPRTFPLEPRDWLMLADYVRTVDPYDHHIVIHNGKWFDPLYGDTPLTGASLQTNRKDFANVHKNVLKILNDSKEAGKQWAVACDEPGDAQHSLLPDEEAPLHDDARQNGLWGAMMAGAWGTEWYFGYKHAHSDLTCQDFRSRDKFWDQGRICLDFFTGQNIPYWKMENRDEWLVKGEGYVLSDGKDQVVVYLKAAQAAEIDLGSLDGRFDVKWYDPRSGGPLQEGKTLTVSGGQNVELGDAPMSAEKDWAIWLQRTEN; from the coding sequence ATGATACACTATAAAAATGCCTTGGTAGGTTTTCTTCTACTGTTAGCAGTGCATACTGTACATGGACAGCGTCTTCATGGAGAGCTGCAGAAATGGCATAAAGTCACCCTTGATGTAGAAGGCCCCCAAGCGGGCGAAATGGATGAGGATAACCCCTTTCTCCAATATAAATTTGATGTGGAGTTTCGCCATGAGGCCTCTGGAAAAAGGTATTTGGTTCCCGGTTATTTTGCCGCTGACGGACAAGCAGGAGAATCCGGTGCCACCGAAGGCAATGTCTGGAGGGCGCATTTTGCTCCGGATGAAACAGGGGAATGGAATTATGAGGTCCTGTTTTTTGAAGGAAAATGGGCCGCACTCAGGGATACTTCCAAACTCAGCCCCGTTTCTTCAATCAATGGCTTAAAAGGGGAATTTATAATAGCTCCCAGCGATAAAGAAGGAAGGGATTTTAGAAGCAAGGGACGGCTTGATTACGTTGGAGAGCGTTACCTTCAATTTAAGGGAACTGGAGAATATTTCTTGAAATTCGGTTCAGACGCACCAGAAAACCTGTTGGCATTTGCGGACTTTGATGGGGATTTTGCCGAAGATGGCCATAAGGATGATTTGGTAAAGACCTACCAGGCCCATGTGGGAGACTGGAAAAGCGGAGACCCTACATGGAAGAATGGAAAGGGGAAGGGCCTGATAGGTGCGGTCAATTACCTTCACGGGAAAGGTGCCAATGCTTTTTCATTTCTGACGATGAACGTATCCGGTGATGACCAGAATGTTTTTCCTTTTGTGGATTATGATACTTGGGACAGGTACGATGTCTCTAAACTCGATCAGTGGGAGATGGTCTTTGAGCATGCCGACAAGTTGGGCATGTTTTTGCATTTCAAGACCTTGGAAGTCGAAAACCAAGGACTGTTGGACAATGGAGGAATAGGCATGTTTACCAAATTGTATTACCGGGAATTAATTGCACGTTTTGGTCACCATTTGGCGCTAAACTGGAACCTTTGTGAGGAACAAGGAGACTGGGTGAAGACCCCACGGACTTTTCCATTAGAACCTAGGGATTGGCTGATGTTGGCGGATTATGTTCGGACTGTAGATCCCTATGACCACCATATTGTGATCCATAACGGTAAATGGTTTGACCCGCTTTATGGAGATACCCCACTCACCGGAGCCTCTTTACAGACCAATAGGAAGGATTTTGCCAATGTACATAAAAACGTTCTCAAGATCCTTAATGACAGCAAGGAAGCAGGTAAGCAGTGGGCTGTAGCTTGCGATGAGCCAGGAGATGCGCAACACTCGTTGCTTCCCGACGAAGAGGCCCCCTTACATGATGACGCCCGTCAAAATGGACTTTGGGGAGCCATGATGGCGGGAGCATGGGGTACAGAGTGGTACTTTGGCTATAAGCATGCCCATTCGGACCTTACTTGTCAGGACTTTAGGTCGAGGGACAAGTTTTGGGATCAGGGAAGGATATGTCTTGATTTCTTCACTGGCCAAAACATCCCTTATTGGAAGATGGAAAACAGAGATGAGTGGCTGGTAAAAGGAGAAGGATACGTGTTGAGTGATGGAAAAGACCAAGTGGTGGTGTACTTGAAAGCTGCTCAAGCTGCTGAGATAGACCTTGGTAGTCTCGACGGACGGTTTGATGTCAAATGGTACGATCCGCGTAGTGGTGGGCCATTGCAAGAAGGCAAAACGCTTACTGTCTCAGGAGGACAAAATGTAGAATTGGGCGATGCGCCAATGAGTGCCGAGAAGGACTGGGCAATTTGGCTTCAGCGAACAGAAAATTAA
- a CDS encoding L-rhamnose mutarotase, whose translation MKYKRYCKQLRLKDDPALIARYKEVHGMGKAWPEITAGMKEVGILDMEIYIYDATLFMIMDTVADFDHDKAMERLSKLPRQEEWESYVAEFQQSDKSATADQKWQLMERIYEMDQNASYEAASGQLKSSHSK comes from the coding sequence ATGAAATATAAAAGATACTGTAAACAGCTTAGGCTAAAAGATGATCCAGCACTGATAGCTCGGTATAAAGAAGTACATGGTATGGGGAAGGCATGGCCAGAAATAACCGCTGGTATGAAAGAAGTAGGGATTTTGGATATGGAAATTTATATTTATGATGCCACCTTGTTTATGATCATGGACACGGTAGCTGACTTTGACCATGATAAGGCCATGGAAAGGCTTTCCAAGTTGCCCAGGCAAGAGGAATGGGAAAGCTATGTTGCGGAGTTTCAACAATCCGATAAATCAGCAACGGCGGATCAAAAATGGCAATTGATGGAGAGAATTTATGAAATGGACCAAAACGCTTCCTATGAAGCCGCATCAGGTCAGTTAAAGTCTTCGCATTCAAAATAA
- a CDS encoding alpha-L-fucosidase — translation MKKRTSMILSALAVAWSMGGSGCASDGKEQKASEEPRFEENWDSLKQYEVPEWFKDAKLGIFIHWGPYAVPAYGSEWYPRLMYMDSVVWNPKGEIVSEKPSEIYDYHVENWGELDEFGYKDFIPMFTAENFDAKEWIDLFKKAGAKYIVPVAEHHDGFAMYQSSHTKWDAVEMGPKQDILGELVKEGREQGLKVGASSHFAFNWDYFNKTGDASDQTFSDLYGRSHSPYVPADEQFLELWWKRTKEIIDNYQPDVLWFDFVLDREEYRPYHPKLAAYYYNKGLDWGKEVVLQNKNFDDFESYPPGTNVLDLERGKMSDIHEYPWQTDTSIGANSWGYVSNWISKTPNTIVDDLIDIVSKNGCLLLNVGPKADGTIPEDQKEVLLAIGKWLDQNGEAIYGTTHWKTFGEGPTEVATGHHTEGKNKDLTGKDFRFTQKDGNIYAIAMDWPDSGKAEIESFRAGSDLLDQEIKEVTLLGHDGQLTWKQGEEHLLIDLPDNKPGDFAYVFKIKLN, via the coding sequence ATGAAAAAACGAACAAGCATGATCCTTTCCGCCTTGGCTGTTGCGTGGTCCATGGGAGGAAGTGGGTGTGCCAGCGATGGCAAAGAACAAAAGGCCAGTGAAGAGCCTAGATTTGAGGAGAATTGGGACTCCTTAAAGCAATATGAAGTTCCTGAATGGTTTAAGGATGCTAAATTGGGGATTTTTATCCACTGGGGACCATATGCTGTTCCTGCTTACGGGTCAGAATGGTATCCTCGATTGATGTACATGGATTCGGTAGTTTGGAATCCAAAGGGGGAAATCGTCAGTGAGAAACCTTCAGAGATTTATGACTACCATGTCGAAAACTGGGGAGAGCTTGATGAGTTTGGGTACAAGGACTTCATCCCTATGTTTACCGCAGAGAATTTCGATGCCAAGGAGTGGATCGACTTGTTCAAAAAGGCAGGGGCAAAATACATCGTTCCAGTAGCCGAGCACCATGATGGGTTTGCGATGTACCAGTCCAGTCACACGAAATGGGACGCCGTAGAGATGGGGCCAAAGCAGGATATTTTGGGTGAGCTGGTCAAAGAAGGCCGAGAGCAAGGGCTCAAGGTAGGTGCTTCGTCCCATTTTGCATTCAACTGGGACTACTTCAACAAAACCGGCGATGCCTCAGACCAAACCTTCAGTGATTTATATGGAAGGTCCCATTCTCCGTATGTGCCAGCGGACGAGCAGTTTCTCGAACTTTGGTGGAAGCGAACCAAGGAAATCATCGATAATTACCAGCCTGATGTGCTTTGGTTTGACTTTGTCCTTGATCGGGAAGAATATAGACCTTACCATCCCAAGCTTGCGGCTTATTACTATAATAAAGGACTCGATTGGGGCAAAGAGGTAGTCTTGCAAAATAAAAACTTCGATGATTTTGAATCCTACCCTCCAGGCACTAATGTGCTGGACCTAGAGCGGGGTAAAATGTCGGACATCCATGAATATCCTTGGCAAACCGATACTTCTATCGGTGCTAATTCTTGGGGCTACGTGTCCAATTGGATATCCAAAACTCCCAATACCATTGTGGATGATTTGATTGACATCGTCAGTAAGAACGGTTGCCTGCTACTGAATGTGGGACCAAAAGCCGACGGTACCATTCCTGAAGACCAAAAAGAAGTACTGTTGGCCATTGGTAAGTGGCTTGACCAAAATGGGGAAGCCATTTATGGAACCACCCACTGGAAAACCTTCGGGGAAGGACCGACAGAGGTGGCTACTGGACACCATACCGAAGGCAAGAACAAAGACCTTACAGGCAAAGATTTTAGGTTTACCCAAAAAGACGGAAACATCTATGCGATAGCAATGGACTGGCCGGATTCAGGTAAAGCGGAGATCGAATCCTTCAGGGCTGGAAGTGACCTGCTGGACCAGGAAATAAAGGAAGTAACCTTACTGGGGCATGATGGCCAGTTGACTTGGAAGCAGGGAGAGGAGCACCTCCTTATAGACCTACCGGACAATAAGCCCGGGGATTTTGCTTATGTGTTCAAAATCAAACTTAATTAG